The proteins below come from a single Streptomyces sp. NBC_01276 genomic window:
- a CDS encoding terpene synthase family protein has product MTAPAPATAFELPTFWAPITPLANADTQAMAGEIGDWLQQTGVCPGAEQAALMGSVGAYGTAATIPCATGLSARTMARYMAWGFALDDECERAGASEDGLHQLIRRAARLVQIMETPDALTPDDDVWVRAWADIVQDLHTIAHPSALRRAIDGFRGYALGVVHEASLQRTATLPSLEDYLAFRYAHGAGAAVAAMVEISTGVDIPAHEIDSPAAIAASQTAVTIVQLDNELLSRHKETEGGEYDCSLVRVLQNEDPHLTLQEAVDTANALRNRILDTFLKLRDTLHPGASPQLRTYLDALGHLIAGVTMWSATSPRYTSDTSPTDELRLSDTDTDRHHPLTLPMDIARWNRFTE; this is encoded by the coding sequence ATGACCGCCCCCGCCCCCGCCACCGCATTCGAGCTGCCCACCTTCTGGGCCCCGATCACCCCCCTCGCCAACGCCGACACCCAGGCCATGGCCGGTGAGATCGGCGACTGGCTTCAGCAGACCGGGGTGTGCCCCGGCGCCGAGCAGGCCGCCCTGATGGGCTCCGTAGGCGCCTATGGCACCGCTGCCACCATCCCCTGCGCCACCGGCCTCAGCGCCCGTACCATGGCCCGCTACATGGCCTGGGGCTTCGCCCTGGACGACGAATGCGAACGCGCCGGGGCCTCCGAGGACGGCCTCCATCAGCTCATCCGCCGCGCTGCCCGCCTCGTCCAGATCATGGAGACACCTGACGCCCTCACGCCCGACGACGACGTCTGGGTCCGTGCATGGGCCGACATCGTCCAGGACCTGCACACCATCGCCCACCCCTCAGCCCTGCGCCGAGCCATCGACGGATTCCGCGGCTACGCCCTGGGTGTGGTCCACGAAGCCTCCTTGCAGCGGACCGCCACCCTGCCGTCCCTCGAGGACTACCTCGCGTTCCGGTACGCCCACGGCGCCGGTGCCGCCGTGGCCGCCATGGTCGAAATCTCCACCGGCGTTGACATCCCCGCCCACGAGATCGACTCGCCCGCCGCGATCGCCGCCTCCCAGACCGCCGTGACCATCGTCCAGCTCGACAACGAACTCCTCTCCCGCCACAAGGAGACGGAAGGCGGCGAATACGACTGCAGCCTCGTCCGCGTCCTTCAGAACGAGGATCCCCACCTCACCCTCCAGGAAGCCGTCGACACGGCCAACGCCCTGCGCAACCGCATCCTGGACACCTTCCTCAAACTCCGCGACACCCTCCACCCGGGCGCCAGCCCCCAACTGCGCACCTACCTCGACGCCCTCGGCCACCTCATCGCCGGCGTCACCATGTGGAGCGCCACCTCCCCCCGCTACACCAGCGACACCTCTCCGACCGACGAACTGCGACTGTCCGACACCGACACCGACCGGCACCACCCACTGACCCTTCCGATGGACATCGCACGCTGGAACCGCTTCACCGAATAA